A genomic segment from Nodularia sphaerocarpa UHCC 0038 encodes:
- a CDS encoding tetratricopeptide repeat protein: protein MAQTVEFLFDTGLERYKAGEAPESLIPVFKEVCDRAPETSSAWICLSWLYLLDNKPKLASKAARKAVKLNPQDPQARINLAMSMLETGEKGLREHIEFAKQLIFVNEEWEKEIKDSITDGFTRKPDWQSLTKVKTWLFE, encoded by the coding sequence ATGGCTCAAACAGTTGAATTCCTGTTTGATACAGGTTTGGAACGCTATAAAGCTGGGGAAGCACCAGAATCTTTAATACCTGTATTTAAAGAAGTGTGCGATCGCGCCCCTGAAACTAGTTCAGCTTGGATTTGTTTATCTTGGTTGTATTTGCTAGACAACAAACCGAAATTGGCTTCCAAAGCGGCGCGGAAGGCAGTAAAGTTAAATCCACAAGACCCACAAGCCAGAATTAACTTGGCTATGTCCATGTTGGAAACGGGTGAAAAAGGATTGCGAGAACATATTGAATTCGCAAAACAGTTAATTTTTGTGAACGAAGAATGGGAAAAAGAAATTAAAGATAGCATTACCGATGGTTTCACCCGCAAACCAGATTGGCAGAGTTTGACAAAAGTCAAAACCTGGCTATTTGAATAA
- a CDS encoding iron-sulfur cluster assembly accessory protein — MTQAIQSQQRGIQLSQSALLQVKSLQEKQGNELCLRVGVRQGGCSGMSYMMDFEDTSKITPVDEVFDYDGFKIVCDGKSLLYLYGLMLDYSDAMIGGGFQFTNPNAAQTCGCGKSFGV, encoded by the coding sequence ATGACACAAGCAATTCAGTCCCAACAACGTGGAATTCAACTGAGCCAATCCGCCTTGCTTCAGGTAAAATCCTTGCAAGAAAAGCAAGGCAACGAACTATGCTTACGAGTAGGAGTCCGTCAAGGTGGTTGTTCGGGAATGTCTTACATGATGGACTTTGAGGACACCAGCAAGATCACCCCTGTGGATGAAGTTTTCGATTACGATGGCTTCAAAATTGTTTGTGATGGCAAAAGCTTATTATACCTCTATGGTTTAATGCTCGATTATAGCGATGCCATGATTGGTGGTGGTTTCCAGTTCACTAACCCCAATGCTGCCCAAACCTGTGGTTGCGGGAAGTCATTTGGAGTGTAA
- a CDS encoding DUF6930 domain-containing protein: protein MTSFNRSTSRRLKTLTQIPSVWEGDRRPMSSSPTSDSDSESQGECILWVDGSQGVVRGMDMVSAETGPEAIVRTLMRAMEHPHSPGKPARPQKIVVKDREIQFYLRGVLQDLDIAIDYVPELPLIDELFRGFTEILDNQVPDLPPQYAQALHDQALALWETAPWEFLEEQQILSIEINSADVGTLYASVMGMLGMEYGILFYRSEDSLKQFRAAVLQDDESQAGLEEAFLKQDCLFLTFESEDEDEDEDEDEDLADLPTSQIEPTFGNIHPLEGLRSVLYEEEALAVFVALESLSRFLSDYHSQLNNETFPSLSRSYRISLPKSASESIKSLPVTVSTMPQLAAELEEMAGFDLDELEMEEEDLPDFPSLRDDLIPEDAFLSLGVISWEILDSLRQGVQTHQAGEIPKVGDGLPVILIQTSRPKAKTVIENITAAGGLKAICFNPGADPFDGDRYDLGLLQTEDDELFLFGEFLDNDPTHREARKKWNQRCKNTQGYCGLIIAKGLTGAYRGNPQLRDMMALFEARSLSPKDLGLGTLQLMPPT from the coding sequence ATGACAAGTTTTAATCGCTCTACCAGTCGTCGGTTGAAGACATTAACTCAAATTCCTTCTGTATGGGAGGGCGATCGCCGTCCAATGTCATCATCGCCCACCTCAGATTCAGATTCCGAGTCCCAGGGGGAATGTATTCTGTGGGTAGATGGCTCACAGGGTGTTGTGCGAGGGATGGACATGGTATCTGCTGAAACAGGCCCAGAAGCAATTGTTCGCACCTTAATGCGCGCAATGGAGCATCCCCACAGTCCTGGTAAACCCGCCAGACCCCAAAAAATTGTTGTCAAAGACCGAGAAATTCAGTTTTACCTGCGCGGTGTGCTGCAAGATTTAGATATTGCCATTGATTACGTTCCAGAATTGCCGTTAATTGATGAACTGTTTCGTGGGTTTACAGAAATCCTCGATAACCAAGTTCCCGATTTACCGCCCCAGTATGCACAAGCCTTGCATGATCAAGCCTTGGCTCTTTGGGAAACTGCACCTTGGGAATTTTTAGAAGAACAGCAAATCTTGTCCATAGAGATTAACAGCGCCGATGTGGGTACACTCTACGCCTCGGTGATGGGGATGCTAGGGATGGAGTATGGAATTTTATTTTATCGCTCAGAAGATTCTCTCAAGCAGTTTCGAGCCGCAGTTTTACAGGATGATGAATCACAAGCAGGTTTAGAAGAAGCTTTCCTGAAACAAGATTGCCTATTTCTGACTTTTGAAAGTGAAGATGAAGACGAAGACGAAGACGAAGATGAAGATTTAGCTGATTTGCCCACATCACAAATTGAGCCGACTTTCGGTAATATTCATCCCTTAGAAGGATTGCGCTCTGTTTTATATGAAGAAGAGGCACTGGCAGTTTTTGTGGCTCTAGAGAGCCTGAGCCGCTTTCTGAGCGATTATCACAGCCAGCTCAATAATGAGACTTTTCCTAGCCTCAGCCGTAGCTATCGCATTTCTCTCCCTAAATCAGCCTCAGAATCAATTAAATCTTTACCTGTGACTGTCTCCACGATGCCGCAGTTAGCAGCAGAATTAGAGGAAATGGCAGGTTTTGATCTTGATGAACTAGAAATGGAAGAGGAGGATTTACCTGATTTTCCGTCCTTGCGAGATGATTTGATCCCAGAAGATGCTTTTCTGAGTTTGGGAGTAATTTCTTGGGAGATCCTAGATTCCTTGCGTCAAGGTGTTCAAACTCATCAAGCTGGTGAAATACCAAAAGTGGGTGATGGATTACCGGTAATTTTAATTCAAACTTCCCGACCCAAGGCTAAAACTGTGATTGAAAATATTACAGCCGCAGGGGGTCTCAAAGCAATTTGCTTTAATCCAGGTGCTGATCCTTTTGATGGCGATCGCTACGATTTGGGGTTGTTGCAAACTGAAGATGATGAATTGTTCTTATTCGGTGAATTTTTAGATAATGATCCCACTCATAGAGAAGCCCGCAAAAAATGGAATCAGCGCTGTAAAAATACTCAGGGCTACTGTGGTTTAATTATTGCCAAAGGACTCACAGGTGCGTACCGTGGTAATCCCCAATTGCGAGATATGATGGCTTTGTTTGAAGCGCGATCGCTTTCACCTAAAGATTTAGGTCTCGGAACTCTCCAACTCATGCCGCCAACTTAA
- a CDS encoding CopG family transcriptional regulator encodes MIMTNKKWAVKRITVNLATQEAEKLEKYCQQTGRPATDVIRELIRALTVSDDSKEANK; translated from the coding sequence ATGATAATGACTAATAAAAAATGGGCCGTCAAACGTATCACTGTCAATTTAGCAACACAGGAAGCGGAAAAACTAGAAAAATACTGTCAGCAAACAGGTAGACCTGCAACAGATGTAATTCGCGAACTGATTCGAGCGCTAACTGTATCAGATGACAGCAAGGAAGCAAACAAGTAG
- a CDS encoding RNA-guided endonuclease InsQ/TnpB family protein produces the protein MFNLTYEFKLKPTQKQSNTFEQWLEINRRVYNYALRERKDWYKSRSCQVNACSLRSEYIIRSEIPRPTYASQCKSLTEAKRTNPDLKSVQSQVLQQTLKRVENAFTSMWEQNHGFPRFKKSGKMRSFVFPQMKGDKLSGGRINLPVIGWVKFRQSRSIPDGGVMKQARIVKRVSGWYVMLTIQWDVSLPQPMPHGEAVGIDVGLTNFIATSNGLLVKRPRFFVDAERKLKLLQQRVSKKRLGSNNWKKAQKKVASLHEYVANCRKDWHRKLSHHICNSAGMVFVEDLNLVGLSRGMLGKHCLDAGFGQFFNILEQTCFKRDVYFQKVDARKTSQICPNCGIETGNKELSQRTHVCSNCGYTTDRDVAAAQVVAIRGLAAVGQTVKMLAEGKFIGIPAKQESSYL, from the coding sequence GTGTTTAACCTGACCTACGAATTTAAACTCAAACCGACTCAAAAACAATCGAATACTTTTGAGCAATGGCTTGAGATTAATCGTCGAGTCTATAACTATGCTTTGCGCGAACGTAAAGATTGGTATAAGTCTCGCAGTTGTCAGGTTAACGCTTGTTCACTCCGTTCTGAATACATTATTCGGTCCGAGATTCCCCGTCCCACCTACGCTAGTCAATGCAAATCATTAACTGAAGCCAAAAGGACTAATCCTGATCTAAAATCGGTACAATCTCAGGTCTTGCAACAAACGTTAAAACGAGTTGAAAACGCATTCACAAGTATGTGGGAACAAAATCATGGATTTCCTAGATTTAAAAAATCTGGAAAGATGCGTAGTTTTGTCTTCCCGCAAATGAAGGGGGATAAATTAAGTGGTGGGAGGATTAACCTACCTGTGATTGGTTGGGTTAAATTCCGACAATCCCGTTCAATCCCAGATGGGGGAGTGATGAAACAAGCACGTATAGTCAAGCGTGTTTCTGGGTGGTACGTAATGTTAACTATCCAGTGGGATGTTAGTCTACCCCAACCCATGCCACATGGGGAAGCAGTAGGAATTGATGTTGGATTAACAAATTTTATTGCTACTTCTAATGGTCTTTTAGTCAAGCGTCCGAGGTTTTTTGTAGATGCCGAACGCAAGCTGAAATTGCTGCAACAGCGTGTTTCCAAAAAACGATTAGGCTCGAACAATTGGAAGAAAGCACAAAAGAAAGTTGCTTCATTGCATGAGTACGTTGCTAATTGCCGTAAAGATTGGCACAGAAAGCTGTCTCACCACATCTGTAACAGTGCAGGGATGGTATTTGTTGAGGATTTAAATTTAGTTGGCTTGTCCCGTGGAATGCTGGGTAAACATTGCCTGGATGCGGGGTTCGGACAATTCTTCAATATTCTTGAACAGACTTGTTTTAAACGTGATGTCTATTTTCAAAAAGTAGATGCACGGAAAACAAGCCAAATCTGTCCCAACTGCGGAATCGAGACAGGAAATAAAGAACTTTCTCAACGTACTCATGTTTGCTCGAATTGCGGCTATACCACTGATAGAGATGTTGCAGCCGCTCAAGTAGTCGCAATACGTGGACTTGCAGCCGTAGGGCAGACGGTCAAGATGCTTGCTGAGGGTAAATTCATTGGAATCCCTGCGAAGCAAGAATCCTCGTACCTTTAG
- the zds gene encoding 9,9'-di-cis-zeta-carotene desaturase: MRVAIVGAGLAGLATAVDLADAGCEVQIFESRPFVGGKVSSWVDDDGNHIEMGLHVFFGCYYQLFDLMEKVGALSNLRLKEHTHTFINKGGRTGTLDFRFFTGAPFNGLKAFFTTSQLSLQDKLQNAIALGTSPIVRGLVDFDGAMKTIRTLDKVSFAQWFRSHGGSEGSIKRMWNPIAYALGFIDCDNISARCMLTIFQFFASKTEASIMRMLEGSPNEYLHEPILKYLEARGAKVYTRRQVREIQFTESGEETQVTGIVVAEGDTTETITADAYVFACDVPGIQRILPQEWRKWSEFDNIYKLDAVPVATVQLRFDGWVTELQDEEERKQLNHAAGIDNLLYTADADFSCFADLALASPSDYYRPGEGSLLQLVLTPGDPFIKQSNEAIAQHVLKQVHELFPSSRELNMTWYSVVKLAKSLYREAPGMDPFRPNQKTPVHNFFLAGSYTQQDYIDSMEGATISGRRAAKVILENVKK; this comes from the coding sequence ATGCGTGTCGCAATAGTGGGTGCGGGACTGGCTGGGCTAGCAACCGCAGTAGATTTGGCTGATGCTGGTTGTGAAGTCCAGATTTTTGAGTCCCGTCCATTTGTTGGTGGTAAAGTCAGTAGTTGGGTTGATGATGATGGCAACCATATTGAAATGGGGTTGCACGTATTTTTTGGTTGCTACTACCAGCTATTTGATTTAATGGAAAAAGTGGGGGCGTTATCTAATTTACGCCTCAAAGAACATACCCACACCTTTATTAATAAAGGGGGACGCACTGGGACATTAGATTTTCGCTTCTTTACTGGTGCGCCTTTTAATGGATTAAAGGCGTTTTTTACGACTTCTCAACTGTCTTTACAAGATAAACTGCAAAATGCGATCGCATTGGGTACTAGCCCCATAGTCCGGGGGTTGGTAGACTTTGATGGGGCGATGAAAACTATCCGCACCTTAGATAAAGTTAGCTTTGCTCAATGGTTCCGCAGTCACGGCGGTAGTGAGGGTAGTATTAAACGGATGTGGAATCCCATTGCTTATGCTTTGGGATTTATTGATTGTGACAATATTTCCGCCCGTTGTATGTTGACAATCTTCCAGTTTTTTGCATCTAAAACTGAAGCCTCAATTATGCGGATGCTGGAAGGTTCTCCTAATGAGTATTTGCACGAGCCTATCCTCAAATATTTAGAAGCAAGAGGTGCTAAAGTTTATACGCGTCGCCAAGTCCGGGAAATTCAATTTACCGAGTCAGGCGAAGAAACCCAAGTGACTGGTATAGTGGTAGCCGAAGGTGACACCACAGAAACTATTACTGCTGATGCTTACGTCTTTGCTTGCGATGTCCCAGGCATTCAGCGCATATTACCCCAAGAGTGGCGTAAATGGTCAGAATTTGACAATATTTATAAATTGGATGCCGTACCAGTAGCCACAGTGCAGCTGCGATTTGATGGCTGGGTGACGGAACTGCAAGATGAAGAGGAACGTAAACAGCTAAATCATGCGGCGGGGATAGATAATTTACTCTATACTGCCGATGCTGATTTTTCTTGTTTTGCTGATTTGGCTTTGGCTAGCCCCAGTGATTATTATCGCCCTGGTGAAGGGTCTTTGTTGCAGCTGGTACTCACACCGGGAGATCCTTTTATTAAACAAAGTAATGAGGCGATCGCACAACACGTCCTCAAGCAAGTTCATGAACTGTTCCCCTCATCGCGAGAACTGAATATGACTTGGTATAGTGTTGTGAAACTGGCGAAATCTCTCTATCGGGAAGCGCCAGGGATGGACCCTTTCCGTCCTAACCAAAAAACGCCGGTGCATAATTTCTTTTTAGCCGGTAGTTATACTCAGCAAGATTACATCGACAGCATGGAAGGAGCAACCATTTCCGGACGGCGTGCGGCCAAAGTAATTTTAGAGAACGTGAAGAAATAA
- a CDS encoding SRPBCC family protein: protein MAEWLEHSVQIEVEAPIELVWGLWSDLEQMPRWMKWIDSVKISPENPDISLWKLSTNGLEFKWQSRMLKVVKQQIIQWESVDGLPNQGAIRFYDRHGSSIVKMTISYAIPGLIGKIMDNLFLGRVVESTIQADLERFKEYALNVKSNS, encoded by the coding sequence ATGGCAGAGTGGTTAGAGCATAGTGTGCAGATTGAGGTAGAAGCTCCCATAGAATTAGTATGGGGTCTTTGGTCTGATTTAGAGCAAATGCCCCGTTGGATGAAGTGGATTGATTCGGTGAAGATTTCTCCAGAGAATCCAGATATCTCTCTATGGAAACTTAGCACTAATGGTCTGGAATTTAAATGGCAATCCCGGATGCTGAAAGTTGTCAAACAGCAAATTATTCAATGGGAATCCGTTGATGGTTTGCCCAATCAGGGAGCCATTCGCTTTTACGATCGCCACGGTAGTAGTATCGTTAAAATGACTATTTCCTATGCTATTCCTGGGCTGATTGGCAAAATTATGGATAATTTGTTTTTGGGTAGGGTAGTAGAGTCAACTATTCAAGCTGACTTGGAAAGATTCAAAGAATATGCTTTGAATGTCAAGTCTAATAGCTAA
- a CDS encoding type II toxin-antitoxin system HicB family antitoxin: MSNLKYQMVIQWSESDNCFLVGFPDFLGQEWRTHGDTYQLAVTNGVEALESLIIAYEARGDALPEPTVCNAA, from the coding sequence ATGAGTAATCTCAAATACCAAATGGTTATTCAATGGTCAGAGTCAGATAATTGCTTCTTGGTAGGATTCCCAGATTTTCTTGGACAAGAATGGCGAACTCATGGGGATACTTACCAATTAGCAGTAACCAACGGCGTTGAAGCTTTAGAATCTCTGATTATTGCTTATGAAGCTAGGGGCGACGCACTACCAGAACCAACAGTGTGTAACGCCGCATAG
- a CDS encoding 2Fe-2S iron-sulfur cluster-binding protein: protein MSIRVRFLPDDITVDAEVGEPLLDVAERAGVFIPTGCLMGSCHACTVELENGDVIRACISSVSPGRTEMTINLYSDPTW, encoded by the coding sequence ATGAGTATTCGCGTCCGCTTTTTGCCAGATGATATTACTGTTGATGCCGAAGTGGGAGAACCTCTGTTAGATGTAGCAGAACGGGCAGGGGTATTTATTCCCACCGGTTGTCTCATGGGTTCTTGTCACGCTTGCACAGTAGAACTGGAAAATGGAGATGTCATTCGCGCTTGTATTTCATCAGTATCACCAGGGCGCACAGAAATGACAATTAATTTGTATAGTGACCCAACTTGGTAA
- the cobQ gene encoding cobyric acid synthase CobQ, which translates to MKAIMVVGTTSHAGKSLISTAICRILSRRGWRVAPFKGQNMALNAYVTANGGEIGYAQAVQAWAAGVIPAVEMNPILLKPQGDMTSQVIIKGRAVGRVKASDYYEQYFDIGWQAIQESLKHLSTEYDLLVCEGAGSPAEINLKHRDLTNMRIAKYLNAPTILVVDIDRGGAFAHVVGTLELLEPEERELIKGIVINKFRGQRSLLEPGIKWLEERIGIPVVGVIPYFQEVFPAEDSLDLLERKSYKSNTDLNITVIRLPRIANFTDFDPLESEPTVAVKYISPKQDLGHPDAVIIPGSKTTINDLLLMQKSGMAEAIQNYAASGGTVLGICGGYQMLGQMIADPEGVEGQAGRFQGLNLLPIRTVITGQKIARQRQVSSNYPQMGLPVNGFEIHQGRSRVEEQGDKPAYLPLFDDVNLGLVDSCQSIWGTYLHGLFDNGPWRRTWLNRLRQQRGLKSLPTGVANYREQREQIIDSIATQVETHLNLTPFLP; encoded by the coding sequence ATGAAAGCAATTATGGTAGTGGGAACAACATCCCACGCAGGGAAATCACTGATAAGTACAGCTATTTGTCGCATTTTATCGCGGCGTGGTTGGCGAGTGGCTCCCTTTAAAGGTCAAAATATGGCTTTGAATGCTTATGTCACCGCTAATGGGGGAGAAATTGGTTATGCTCAAGCAGTACAAGCTTGGGCAGCAGGTGTTATTCCTGCGGTAGAAATGAACCCCATTTTACTCAAACCCCAAGGAGATATGACATCCCAAGTCATAATCAAAGGAAGAGCCGTAGGCAGAGTCAAAGCTTCAGATTATTACGAACAATACTTTGATATTGGTTGGCAGGCAATACAAGAATCTCTCAAACATCTATCCACAGAATATGATTTGCTAGTCTGTGAAGGCGCAGGTAGTCCGGCGGAGATTAACCTCAAGCACCGCGACTTGACGAATATGCGGATAGCAAAATATTTAAATGCACCAACTATATTAGTAGTTGATATTGACCGTGGTGGTGCTTTTGCTCATGTAGTCGGTACTCTGGAGTTACTAGAACCAGAAGAACGCGAATTAATTAAAGGTATAGTAATTAACAAATTCCGGGGACAGCGATCGCTCTTGGAACCGGGTATCAAATGGTTAGAAGAACGAATTGGTATCCCCGTGGTTGGTGTCATCCCTTATTTTCAAGAAGTATTTCCCGCCGAAGACTCCCTAGACCTGCTAGAACGTAAGTCATACAAAAGCAATACCGACCTGAATATTACCGTCATCCGCTTACCGAGAATTGCCAACTTTACCGATTTTGATCCCTTGGAATCAGAACCAACTGTAGCAGTCAAATATATTAGTCCAAAGCAAGATTTAGGACATCCTGATGCCGTAATTATCCCAGGGTCAAAGACTACAATTAATGACTTGCTATTGATGCAAAAAAGTGGTATGGCAGAAGCAATTCAAAACTATGCAGCTTCTGGTGGTACAGTCTTGGGGATTTGCGGTGGTTACCAAATGCTGGGGCAAATGATCGCCGATCCAGAAGGAGTAGAAGGACAAGCTGGGAGATTTCAGGGGTTAAATCTTTTACCCATTAGAACAGTAATTACAGGACAGAAAATTGCCCGCCAGCGCCAAGTTAGCTCAAATTATCCCCAGATGGGCTTACCAGTCAATGGCTTTGAAATCCACCAAGGGCGATCGCGTGTAGAAGAACAAGGAGATAAACCAGCCTATCTCCCCTTATTTGATGATGTTAATTTAGGATTAGTGGATAGCTGTCAATCAATTTGGGGTACATATCTCCACGGACTTTTTGACAATGGCCCTTGGCGACGGACTTGGTTAAATCGCCTGCGTCAACAACGAGGTTTGAAATCTTTGCCCACCGGTGTTGCTAACTACCGAGAACAGCGAGAACAGATTATCGACTCCATCGCCACACAAGTAGAAACCCATTTAAACTTAACGCCCTTTTTACCTTAG
- a CDS encoding Npun_F0494 family protein — protein sequence MTNTNSQNRNTFFYTRSTEERAKRSLICSPFNIVLFEAMRQQSVALGAIAMEKGVKHGYTKRPLSELACDNALGWLIQVGVLRREVDGQGITDGFRLTPLGHQLVEQFQGKNWSSPSWSDRLYNTVIYWFRLPF from the coding sequence ATGACTAATACTAATTCTCAAAACCGGAATACGTTTTTTTATACTCGTAGCACAGAAGAAAGGGCGAAGCGATCGCTTATATGTTCTCCCTTCAATATTGTTTTATTTGAAGCAATGCGTCAGCAGAGTGTAGCATTAGGTGCGATCGCTATGGAAAAAGGTGTCAAGCATGGCTATACCAAACGCCCTTTATCAGAATTGGCGTGCGATAATGCTTTGGGCTGGCTGATCCAAGTCGGTGTTTTGCGGCGAGAAGTCGATGGTCAGGGAATTACCGATGGTTTTCGCTTAACTCCTCTAGGTCATCAGTTGGTGGAACAATTCCAGGGCAAAAATTGGTCTAGTCCTTCGTGGAGCGATCGCCTTTACAATACTGTAATTTACTGGTTTAGACTACCTTTTTAG
- a CDS encoding peroxiredoxin, with protein sequence MPLAVGTDAPAFTVKDTNGNTVSLSSFAGKTVVLYFYPKDDTPGCTKQACSFRDAQSEYSGKDVVVLGVSADDEAAHQAFTQKYNLNFPLLADTNKSLITAYDVDGGGYAKRVTYVIDPNGKIIHVDASVNTTTHASDVLAALGL encoded by the coding sequence ATGCCTCTAGCAGTTGGTACAGATGCACCTGCATTTACCGTCAAAGATACTAACGGCAACACCGTTTCGTTATCTAGTTTCGCAGGAAAGACAGTTGTTTTGTATTTTTATCCCAAAGATGACACCCCAGGCTGCACCAAACAAGCTTGTAGCTTTCGGGATGCCCAATCAGAATATTCAGGTAAAGATGTAGTAGTGCTGGGAGTCAGCGCGGATGATGAAGCCGCTCATCAGGCGTTTACCCAAAAATATAATCTAAACTTTCCACTACTGGCTGACACCAACAAAAGTTTAATCACAGCTTATGATGTTGATGGCGGTGGTTATGCCAAGCGTGTTACCTACGTAATTGACCCTAACGGCAAAATCATTCATGTTGACGCTAGTGTAAATACTACTACTCATGCCAGTGATGTTTTAGCTGCACTTGGTCTGTAG
- a CDS encoding ABC transporter permease produces MNVSPKSEMNWQQLASPELDVNAAPSFLGDLVQETLALTRRLFIQLQRRPSTLVAGIIQPVMWLVLFGALFQNAPKGLFGTTGNYGQFLAAGVIVFTAFAGALNAGLPVMFDREFGFLNRLLVAPLASRFSIVFASAIFIISQSLLQAAVIVAAAAFLGAGLPDAAGLGAIALIVFLLALGVTAISLGLAFTLPGHIELIAVIFVTNLPLLFASTALAPLSFMPQWLQIVATLNPLSFAIEPIRYLYLHSHWGLDSVVMTAPWGSVTFGGALLVLFSFAFVALVSIQPRLRRTLA; encoded by the coding sequence ATGAATGTTAGTCCTAAGAGTGAAATGAATTGGCAGCAATTAGCATCGCCAGAACTAGATGTAAATGCTGCACCCAGTTTTTTGGGTGACTTAGTACAAGAGACGCTGGCTTTAACTCGTCGCTTGTTTATTCAATTACAACGCCGTCCTTCTACCTTAGTTGCGGGAATTATTCAGCCTGTAATGTGGTTGGTGCTATTTGGTGCTTTATTCCAAAATGCCCCCAAGGGTTTGTTTGGAACTACTGGAAATTACGGTCAATTTCTTGCTGCTGGCGTAATTGTTTTTACAGCCTTCGCCGGAGCGCTGAATGCTGGTTTACCTGTAATGTTTGACCGGGAATTTGGCTTTTTAAATCGTTTGCTTGTAGCACCTTTAGCATCGCGGTTTTCTATTGTCTTCGCTTCCGCCATCTTTATTATTAGCCAAAGTTTGTTACAAGCAGCCGTGATTGTGGCAGCAGCAGCCTTTTTAGGTGCAGGGCTACCAGATGCCGCAGGTTTAGGTGCGATCGCCTTAATTGTCTTTCTACTGGCATTGGGTGTAACCGCCATTTCTCTTGGCTTGGCTTTTACCTTACCTGGTCACATTGAATTAATTGCGGTAATCTTTGTAACTAACCTGCCACTACTGTTTGCAAGTACCGCCTTGGCTCCTTTATCCTTCATGCCTCAGTGGTTGCAAATTGTCGCTACCCTAAATCCTCTTAGCTTTGCCATTGAACCGATTCGCTATCTTTATCTTCACAGCCATTGGGGACTAGATAGCGTAGTGATGACAGCGCCTTGGGGTAGTGTTACCTTTGGTGGAGCGCTGCTGGTGTTGTTTAGCTTTGCCTTTGTCGCTTTAGTGAGCATTCAACCCCGACTGAGACGGACTCTGGCGTAA
- a CDS encoding ABC transporter ATP-binding protein, with translation MAPAVLIEKLQKSYGKVVAVKDVSFRVEQGEIFGLLGPNGAGKTTTLRALCTLTTPDAGKIEVSGISVIDNPRIARQKLGYVAQEVALDKVLTGKELLQLQAALYHIPRAVAKQRIDMVLDVLGLQEYADKKSGTYSGGLRKRLDLAAGLLHAPDVLVLDEPTVGLDIDSRFVVWEFLRQLRASGTTVLITSHYLEEIDALADRVAIIDRGVVIAAGTPSQLKDKVGGDRITLRIREFSPIEEAEKAKHLLQDLPFVQEVIINSAQGNSLNLVVTPQSDALITIQQSLNTVSLPTFGIAQSRPSLDDVYLAATGRTLLDAELAAVSTRDPKAEKKQNMR, from the coding sequence ATGGCTCCTGCCGTTTTAATTGAAAAGCTACAAAAGAGCTACGGTAAAGTAGTCGCTGTCAAAGATGTCTCCTTTCGGGTAGAACAGGGAGAAATCTTTGGTTTACTCGGTCCCAACGGGGCTGGGAAAACTACGACTCTGCGTGCTTTATGTACTCTCACTACACCGGATGCTGGCAAAATTGAAGTATCTGGTATCTCCGTTATCGATAACCCCAGAATCGCCCGACAAAAACTGGGCTATGTCGCTCAAGAAGTCGCATTAGATAAGGTGCTGACTGGGAAAGAACTACTGCAATTGCAAGCAGCCCTTTATCATATCCCCCGTGCTGTAGCTAAACAGCGTATTGATATGGTATTAGATGTGCTTGGTTTACAGGAATACGCTGATAAAAAATCCGGAACTTACTCAGGCGGTTTACGCAAGCGTCTAGACTTGGCGGCTGGTTTACTCCACGCCCCAGATGTTTTGGTGTTGGATGAGCCAACTGTGGGACTTGACATAGATAGCCGCTTTGTGGTATGGGAGTTTCTGCGACAGCTCCGCGCCTCTGGTACTACAGTACTAATTACCAGTCATTATTTAGAAGAAATTGATGCCTTAGCTGATCGCGTAGCAATTATCGACCGTGGGGTGGTAATTGCGGCTGGTACACCTTCTCAATTAAAAGATAAAGTTGGAGGCGATCGCATCACTTTGCGAATCCGCGAATTTTCCCCCATTGAAGAAGCCGAAAAAGCCAAACACCTCTTGCAAGATTTACCATTTGTGCAAGAAGTCATTATTAACAGCGCCCAAGGTAATTCCCTCAACTTAGTGGTGACACCCCAAAGTGATGCCCTCATTACCATACAGCAATCCCTAAACACCGTCAGCTTGCCCACCTTTGGCATTGCCCAATCTCGCCCCAGCCTCGATGATGTTTACCTCGCCGCCACCGGACGCACCTTACTAGATGCAGAACTCGCAGCAGTTAGCACCCGCGATCCCAAAGCCGAGAAAAAGCAAAACATGAGATAG